Proteins found in one Cricetulus griseus strain 17A/GY chromosome X, alternate assembly CriGri-PICRH-1.0, whole genome shotgun sequence genomic segment:
- the Armcx5 gene encoding armadillo repeat-containing X-linked protein 5 codes for MIGSTTKAKGREESGASLKPGSKSLANAKEKAKSQTKKVVEAKPKEELGTQAEARDEAMARTQTVTHTEPETMTWKVKKKKDKTNTRVKDQTKTELRAEPGLVPHTKADDLPMSVVITVTKSEIRVDTGIETSIKYSSKASDKGSMKHISEIKKETLVRSGAGDKASIVINTTDEDEEYVCSWFWTGEEPSVGSWFWPKEETPLQVYQPPPKVEEEPEPTDNFDFTLKRKAAAWARGRFIVLVPVEEFEQSLPPEGNWTLVATLIETPLGIRPLTKIPPFEGPYFQTLAEIKNQIREREKYGPNPKTCRCKSRTFSLEPIEFDKLVALLKLTRDPFIHEIATMIMGISPAYPFTQDIVHDVGITVMIENFVNNPNAKNHSRTVNVSASADTSEEAKENEAHVDKVCRDILSCPLNCSVQVEELKLLASLSMKFENHHVIINYVRHFITLLSKGSVKLKFQILRVILYLSKNQANTRELISAEVLSSLVALFHKNESKANVLHIINIFENINFQFKKRAKLFTKEMFTKSELISIFQEAKQFDLKLQDLIDHSDPEVRDKIIRLILKL; via the coding sequence ATGATTGGCTCTACAACTAAAGCAAAAGGTAGAGAAGAGTCTGGGGCTTCCTTGAAACCTGGAAGCAAAAGCCTTGCCAATGCTAAAGAAAAAGCTAAGAGTCAGACCAAGAAAGTGGTTGaggcaaaaccaaaagaagaattGGGGACCCAGGCTGAGGCTAGGGATGAAGCAATGGCCAGGACACAAACAGTGACTCACACTGAGCCCGAGACTATGACAtggaaagtgaaaaaaaagaaagataagacTAATACTAGAGTCAAGGATCAGACTAAGACAGAGCTCCGGGCAGAACCTGGGTTAGTGCCTCACACCAAGGCAGACGACTTACCTATGTCTGTGGTCATTACTGTAACCAAGTCTGAAATCAGGGTTGACACTGGTATTGAAACATCTATCAAGTACTCTTCCAAGGCTAGTGATAAGGGCAGTATGAAGCACATATCtgagataaagaaagaaaccctTGTCAGATCTGGGGCTGGGGACAAGGCTAGTATTGTCATCAACACCACTGATGAGGATGAAGAATATGTGTGCTCCTGGTTTTGGACTGGAGAAGAGCCTAGTGTAGGGTCCTGGTTCTGGCCTAAAGAAGAAACCCCTCTTCAAGTTTATCAGCCCCCACCTAAGGTTGAGGAAGAACCTGAACCCACAGACAATTTTGactttactttaaaaagaaaagcagcagcaTGGGCAAGGGGCAGGTTTATTGTCCTAGTCCCAGTTGAGGAATTCGAGCAATCTTTACCTCCAGAAGGGAACTGGACTCTGGTTGCAACCTTAATTGAAACTCCTCTGGGTATTCGACCATTGACCAAAATCCCACCTTTTGAAGGACCTTACTTCCAGACTTTAGCTGAAATAAAAAACCAAATCCGGGAAAGAGAAAAGTATGGACCAAATCCAAAAACCTGCCGTTGTAAATCGCGTACCTTTAGTTTAGAGCCTATAGAGTTTGATAAGCTTGTTGCCCTACTTAAGTTAACTAGGGATCCTTTTATTCATGAGATAGCTACAATGATAATGGGCATCAGTCCTGCTTATCCATTTACTCAAGATATCGTTCATGATGTTGGTATTACTGTTATGATTGAAAATTTTGTCAATAATCCAAATGCTAAAAATCACTCTAGAACTGTAAATGTGAGTGCCAGTGCTGACACTTctgaagaagcaaaagagaatgaagCACATGTGGATAAAGTTTGTAGGGACATACTCTCTTGTCCTTTGAATTGCTCTGTACAAGTGGAGGAACTGAAACTGTTAGCGAGCCTGAGTATGAAATTTGAGAATCACCACGTGATTATCAATTATGTTCGACATTTCATCACATTGTTAAGCAAAGGAAGTGTCAAACTCAAGTTTCAgattttaagagttattttatatttgtcaaAAAACCAAGCCAATACAAGAGAGCTGATCAGTGCTGAAGTATTGTCGTCACTGGTTGCTCTGTTTCACAAGAATGAGTCAAAGGCTAATGTTCTGCATATCATCAACATATTTGAGAATATAAACTTCCAATTCAAAAAAAGGGCAAAGCTGTTTACCAAAGAAATGTTCACTAAATCTGAACTTATTTCCATATTCCAAGAGGCAAAACAGTTTGACCTGAAACTCCAAGACTTAATAGATCACAGTGACCCTGAAGTGAGAGATAAAATTATCCGGTTAATACTCAAACTCTGA
- the LOC100770077 gene encoding nuclear RNA export factor 5 isoform X2, which produces MNSCVYYQLKGQDWNKPGQPPRSQASPRPRPSFCDWIDDHDAMTMSHPQASLIEQLYPGFYLEQNYEKIPFQEHEKDMGTSQESSSKESLYDGYYGDNLLLSQLQDNDGNIQIKYGYDYPQVLDSSTFPVQEDDGTCYAACQYINFSEDEWNDSIEDEAFEGWFKITIPNGRKYNKMWIINLLQSHCSVAFTPVDFQYIRNRIQFFVQNAQSAFELMNINFQIRDEENRKISICVCSSTGPASVQYKLTPGQMEILKRSMMKRYDVSRKSLSLKKLRFDPDLMDHGLDIFLNRRSCMAAMLQIIQVDFPELLSLNLSNNKICWLDGLSELIEKAPQVKILNLSKNVLRTAWELEKMKGLKLKELWLEGNPMCSTFADNSAYVSAVLNCFPELLCLDGFKLFPTVDTYTLAIIKPRQETYRGSESLKDLIVQFMLQYYLIYDYGDRRNLLTAYHAEACFSLTITSNSDKPNMRTLEEYFKDSRNMKKIKDSFLRMQLLKHKKCNIVTCLHELPKTQHDLTSCVVDICAQTEKMICFSVNGVFKEMEGTSKGCIRAFTRTFILTAGRHFSVNNRELGLRFNEAGRQSFKGYSYDRGNGYQLMKYGNRGGVCSSRLCIVNDEMILRNATAQETKKAFSTTMPTIVYAKGHQQMKDFPTWTDLT; this is translated from the exons AACAAAATTATGAGAAAATCCCTTTCCAAGAACACGAGAAAGATATGGGTACTTCCCAGGAAAGTTCTAGTAAAGAGAGCCTTTATGATGGATATTATGGGGACAATCTTCTACTTTCACAACTCCAGGACAATGATGGAAACATTCAGATAAAGTATGGTTATGATTATCCTCAAGTACTAGA CTCATCTACCTTCCCAGTCCAAGAAGATGATGGTACATGTTATGCTGCATGCCAATATATAAATTTTTCAGAGGACGAATGGAATGATAGCATAGAGGACGAAGCCTTTGAGGGCTGGTTCAAGATCACA ATTCCAAATGGGAGAAAGTACAACAAGATGTGGATAATAAATTTACTCCAGAGCCATTGCAGTGTGGCCTTCACACCAGTTGAT TTCCAGTACATCAGAAACCGGATACAGTTCTTTGTTCAAAATGCTCAAAGTGCCTTTGAATTGATGAATATAAACTTCCAGATACGTgatgaggaaaacagaaag ATCTCTATCTGTGTTTGTTCATCTACCGGGCCTGCATCTGTGCAGTATAAGTTAACACCAGGACAGATGGAGATCCTAAAA CGGAGCATGATGAAACGATATGATGTGTCCCGtaaatctctgtctctcaagAAGCTTCGCTTTGACCCAG ACTTAATGGATCATGGGCTTGACATATTTCTGAACAGAAGAAGCTGCATGGCAGCCATGCTTCAGATCATCCAAGTGGATTTCCCTGAG CtattgtccttgaacttgagCAACAACAAAATATGCTGGCTGGATGGCCTGTCTGAATTAATAGAGAAGGCCCCCCAAGTCAAGATTCTGAACCTTTCAAAAAATGTG CTAAGAACAGCATGGGAGTTGGAGAAGATGAAGGGGCTGAAGCTAAAAGAGCTGTGGCTAGAAGGGAACCCCATGTGCAGCACCTTCGCAGACAATTCGGCCTATGTAAG TGCTGTTCTGAACTGTTTCCCGGAGTTGTTATGCCTG GATGGCTTCAAATTATTCCCAACAGTTGACACCTACACTTTGGCAATAATAAAACCACGACAG GAAACCTACAGAGGATCTGAAAGTCTGAAGGATCTGATCGTGCAATTTATGCTTCA GTATTACTTGATCTATGACTATGGTGACCGACGCAATCTCCTCACTGCTTACCATGCAGAAGCCTGCTTCTCCCTGACCATTACTTCCAACTCTGACAAGCCAAACAT GAGAACTTTAGAAGAATACTTCAAGGATAGTAGGAATATGAAGAAGATCAAGGACTCCT TTTTGCGGATGCAGCTGCTGAAGCACAAAAAATGTAACATTGTGACCTGCCTTCATGAACTGCCAAAGACTCAGCACGATTTAACTTCCTGTGTAGTAGACATTTGTGCCCAGACA gaaaaaatgaTCTGCTTTTCCGTCAACGGGGTGTTCAAAGAAA TGGAAGGAACGTCTAAGGGATGCATTCGTGCCTTTACCCGGACATTCATCTTAACTGCTGGCAGACATTTCAG TGTAAACAATCGAGAGTTAGGTCTACGGTTTAATGAAGCTGGCAGGCAATCTTTCAAAGGGTATTCCTATGACAGAGGAAATGGATATCAGCTAATGAAGTATGGAAACAGAGGAGGGGTTTGCTCTTCCAGGCTTTGCATTGTGAATGATGAGATGATTCTCAGGAATGCCACTGCTCAAGAGACCAAGAAGGCCTTCTCTACCACCATGCCCACAATCGTCTATGCCAAGGGTCATCAGCAGATGAAGGATTTCCCCACCTGGACTGATTTGacgtga